The following coding sequences are from one Rathayibacter sp. SW19 window:
- a CDS encoding DUF2795 domain-containing protein: MNIEHVLEPLADIDYPAEREDLVMLALRDGAPTPVLEVLQSLPAQSFNGRYEIRQALNRHNSPAHLAS; encoded by the coding sequence ATGAACATCGAACACGTCCTGGAGCCTCTGGCCGACATCGACTATCCAGCCGAACGAGAGGACCTTGTGATGCTGGCCCTCCGCGACGGCGCACCGACACCGGTGTTGGAAGTGCTCCAGAGCCTGCCCGCGCAAAGCTTCAACGGCCGCTACGAGATCCGGCAAGCACTCAACAGGCACAACAGCCCAGCCCACCTGGCCAGCTAA
- a CDS encoding ATP-binding protein, giving the protein MSESSESSSADRPPAANIADSSIDAAPLAQRHESESGQSTMESLHVGILKLVEALYRVPTTEAFTGAVLDGVTQLFQPASCAVLWFGDDLTESSDRNLKGPLDSQTVVQVRTQLSEELSRATQKGTDLWIASDETEPAASLLHSLLHTRVNPIRAIPIAADDTLLGAILITSDDNRRYAQHDPELLNSLGKQIGYAVSQLHARAQTATALEETTKKLHDLEAKMNDLSFIVRSIADTVKVAVIFYDTDNHPQMHNRMVDEILTLTGYDPKTGKSTHVYASDRRTPVKRDKDIVSETIEGDQRGVIYWVGDPDNDDQRAVLTEAHRITRPDGEPLGSAVVTYDVTDLANAIEVREDYLATISHELRTPLTSIVGYLDLITDTHDLAELGLQHEFQTIQHNVDQMVTLVRDLASAGAQEHSLRIEPVDLASVVSQSIHALRPSIDQGGHRLELELPPSSLIGQVDVARLTQALNNIVSNAVKYTPAGGTITVSLTRDGDDAVIRIADNGRGISKNDQARVFERFFRAPEVREAAIQGVGIGLPIAKTIIEAHDGTITLESQLGTGTTFTTRLPLHPHGAPFSSLPEHP; this is encoded by the coding sequence ATGTCCGAATCGTCGGAGAGTTCCAGTGCGGATCGGCCGCCGGCCGCGAATATCGCCGACAGCAGTATCGACGCCGCACCCCTCGCCCAACGGCACGAATCGGAAAGCGGGCAGAGCACAATGGAGTCGTTGCACGTCGGAATTCTGAAACTCGTGGAGGCTCTCTACCGTGTGCCGACAACAGAAGCATTCACCGGTGCTGTTCTGGATGGTGTCACCCAGCTGTTTCAACCGGCCTCTTGCGCGGTGCTGTGGTTCGGCGACGACCTCACCGAATCTTCCGACCGGAACCTGAAGGGGCCTCTCGATTCCCAGACCGTCGTTCAGGTGCGCACCCAGCTGAGCGAAGAACTCTCTCGCGCCACTCAGAAGGGCACTGATCTGTGGATCGCGTCCGACGAGACCGAGCCTGCCGCATCGCTGCTGCATTCGCTGCTGCACACACGCGTGAACCCGATCCGTGCCATCCCGATCGCGGCAGATGACACCCTGCTCGGCGCAATACTGATCACCAGCGACGATAACCGGCGATACGCGCAACACGACCCCGAGCTGCTGAACTCTCTCGGCAAGCAGATCGGATACGCCGTCTCACAGCTTCACGCACGCGCACAGACCGCGACCGCCCTGGAGGAGACCACCAAGAAACTGCACGACCTTGAAGCGAAAATGAACGATCTGAGCTTCATCGTTCGCTCGATCGCGGACACGGTTAAAGTCGCCGTGATTTTCTACGACACCGACAACCACCCGCAAATGCATAACCGCATGGTCGATGAGATCCTGACACTGACCGGCTACGACCCGAAAACCGGAAAGAGCACCCATGTCTATGCCTCCGACCGGCGCACACCAGTCAAGCGGGACAAGGACATCGTGTCGGAGACCATCGAAGGCGATCAACGCGGGGTGATCTACTGGGTTGGCGACCCAGACAACGATGATCAGCGGGCGGTACTCACTGAGGCCCACCGCATCACCCGCCCCGACGGTGAACCCCTCGGATCAGCCGTCGTGACTTACGACGTCACGGACCTGGCCAACGCCATCGAAGTACGCGAAGACTACCTGGCAACCATCTCTCACGAGCTACGCACACCGCTGACCTCGATCGTCGGATACCTCGACCTGATCACGGACACACACGACCTGGCCGAGTTGGGACTCCAACACGAATTCCAAACCATCCAACATAACGTCGACCAGATGGTCACTCTTGTGCGTGACCTGGCCAGTGCAGGAGCGCAAGAACACAGCCTGCGCATCGAACCCGTAGACCTGGCCTCTGTAGTATCGCAGTCGATCCACGCCCTACGACCCTCAATCGATCAGGGCGGACATCGACTCGAGCTTGAACTGCCACCCTCGTCCCTGATCGGGCAGGTTGATGTGGCCCGTCTCACCCAAGCGCTGAACAATATCGTCTCCAACGCGGTCAAATACACCCCGGCAGGCGGAACGATCACAGTTTCCCTGACACGAGACGGCGATGACGCCGTCATTCGTATCGCCGACAACGGCCGCGGCATCAGCAAGAACGACCAAGCCCGTGTCTTCGAACGCTTCTTCCGCGCCCCCGAGGTTCGCGAGGCCGCAATCCAAGGAGTGGGCATCGGCCTGCCGATCGCCAAGACGATCATCGAAGCACACGACGGAACGATCACGCTCGAAAGCCAACTCGGCACAGGCACCACATTCACCACCCGCCTGCCCCTGCACCCACACGGCGCCCCATTCTCCTCACTCCCCGAACACCCCTGA
- a CDS encoding Hsp20/alpha crystallin family protein — translation MSMSFDPFSQLDRIAQSVFDTSRQPRTMPVDLYRDGDRYVLNTDLPGVDPGSIDVDLDGRLLTIRAQRTVTDLADTGKENVRWLTQERPTGAYLRQFAIGDDTDSGAISASYDNGVLSVVIPIAERAKPRKIVIESSAGKDHNVVLGSSATP, via the coding sequence ATGTCCATGTCTTTCGACCCGTTCAGCCAACTGGATCGCATCGCCCAGTCCGTGTTCGATACCAGCAGGCAACCACGCACCATGCCGGTCGATCTCTACCGTGACGGGGACCGGTATGTGCTGAACACCGACCTTCCCGGAGTGGACCCGGGTTCGATCGATGTCGATCTGGATGGGCGCCTGTTGACGATCCGCGCCCAGCGCACCGTCACCGATCTGGCGGACACAGGCAAGGAGAACGTGCGCTGGCTCACCCAGGAACGCCCCACCGGGGCTTATCTACGTCAGTTCGCCATCGGCGATGACACCGACTCGGGTGCCATCAGCGCCAGCTACGATAACGGTGTGCTCAGCGTGGTCATCCCGATCGCCGAGCGGGCAAAACCCCGCAAGATCGTTATCGAATCCAGTGCCGGCAAAGACCACAACGTCGTCCTGGGCTCATCAGCCACCCCGTAA
- a CDS encoding MerR family transcriptional regulator, whose product MNKRSSSTPVYSIAVAAQLAGLPQATLRRYEANGLLTPARTDGGTRRYSDAEVTRLRQVADLQEDGVNLAGIGRVLDLQEENQALRQEIANTTGISTQGTGAAQPEETPLL is encoded by the coding sequence ATGAATAAGCGTTCCTCCTCGACCCCGGTCTATAGCATCGCCGTGGCTGCCCAGCTTGCCGGATTACCGCAGGCGACCCTGCGCCGCTACGAGGCCAACGGGCTTCTCACTCCTGCCCGAACCGACGGTGGAACGCGTCGCTACAGCGATGCGGAAGTCACCCGGTTGCGTCAGGTCGCCGACCTGCAAGAAGACGGCGTCAACCTGGCAGGCATCGGAAGGGTGCTGGACTTGCAGGAGGAGAACCAGGCGTTGCGGCAAGAAATCGCCAACACGACCGGTATCAGCACACAGGGCACAGGCGCAGCCCAACCGGAGGAAACACCCTTGCTCTGA